The region CAACCCTGAGCTGAAACCAGGATGCTGGCTGAGTCTACGCACTGGGGTAAGTACGCTTGACTCCTCCCATGAAGTAACTGCCAAGCTTCCCCGGGGGAAATCACTTCTTCTAAAGTTTCTCTAGGGGgtcagctgtaatagcataaacaaaatatgattaaaaataaaataaaaagtttctctAGGGGTGCCAGAGATTGAACCTTGTAGCAAAGAGAGTAGCTTCAGAAGACGCACTCCACCACCCCCACGCAGCTGGACTCTACTCCACACTCAGCCATACCTGCAGGAGGTCAGAGACAGGGTATACCCACTGTCCCAGGGATCTTTTCAATGACTGCCCAGGGCTGGACTAGCCCCCAAATAACTGCTGCTCAGTGCAAAGCCACTTACTGGGCCCCAAGTATCTCCCGAATCAACTAAAGATCAACTACctagttcatttgcttttttacaGCCCCTGAAACCTGATGTGAACTCCGCCAGCTCACCGGACAGACCAGATGTGCCAGAGTCAGTTCCTGGTCCCAGTCTGGCTATGCCTCACCACATCTCCCCTGTCAGAGCAGGGTGCAGCCAGCCCACAGTCAGGGGCTCCAGCCATGTTGTGCAGACACCTTGTCTAAGTGGACACGAAACAGCATCCAGTTCAGAGGCAGATTTCAGTCGTGACCTGCATTCCACAGCCCCTGTGCCTTCTGAGGAGGTTTTCTTCTATTGCAAGTTCTTTTCAGAAAGGTTTACTATTAATCTAAAACTCTCCCCATCACTGCAGAGATGATGAAAACAAGATAAacaatataaagttaaaaattaggAGATGACATCATTTCACAATTCTTAAAACAGCAGTCTAGATAGCTTGGCTAGATCGCCTCATACACATTTGATGCTGTGCTCTGCACTGGAATGCCAGCCTGCTTCTGGAAGAAAACCCAGGCATGGGGGGAGCATGCTGCACATGCACCCACTGTCACAAGTCATGCAGAGGCTAGAAACTGTACCAGAAGCAGTGTGTATGTTTGGAAACATTTCAGAACATCCTCAAGGAACACCTTCAGAGTTTACTCTCTTTTGAGAGACTCCTATGTTCACCAACAGTTTCTAAGTAGCTGTATGttgcctcctccccccaaaagttTTACTTGTTTAATAAAGAGCAGCCACAATTTGAATGACTGAGTAAAAGGCAAGGACACACAGTACTACCATTCCAGAATAAGAACATTTATTCAGATGTGTGGGAAGTTCAGAACCACACGGTTCATCACTCAGGAGACAGTCTACAGACTCTCCCTTTTTCAGAACACACCCTGCTGGAGTAGACTCAGATTAAAACgaacaaaaaaaaaccatgtttaaTGTAAAACCATTTCTTGTGATTTCTGAtcacaagaaataagaaaaattaacttttgaCTTTACATATCCAACTCTGTAAGTCAAaggtaacttttaaaaaggaaaaacatgcaACACTGAACAGTCTCTCCCAGTGGCTGTCGACAGTGGTGGGAAGGAGACCCACGCAGCACCAGATAGACCTCAGGACAGCTGCACAGTGTATACACAAAACATGACAAGATGGTGAACAATCATTCGCATTTTATCGGAGCTACCTAAAGACAcgtgttctgaaaaaaaaattggactaTTTCACAAATGTATGTAAGGTACCTGCTCTTCTAATTACCTATGTAAAACACTGGGCTGAGAATACAAGTGGATCTGTAAGGTACCACAACAGGAAACTGGATTCTCCTCTTTGGGTATTTCATGGTTGATTACACTGACCAAAAGATGCGATTTAGCAAAGTCCACAGTAATTAAAGTGAAGGCCATTTCTAAACACACAACCTGAAtgtgagaatattaaaaattaaaagtacaacaTACAGAAAAGAAGCAGGTTCTGAACCTCCTGACAGATGACGTACCAAGCCACATGAAAAGAGAACAGAAGCTGCCAAGCATGAAGAATGTCTCAGGTGCTCATTTTAAAGCATAATCATGCCCAGAAGCCCGGGTGAGAGAACGGCATGCCTGCTGTAGTGGCCACTGCCGCCACGAGTGGCCTGGAAGTCAGCTTTCTGCTCCTGCCAGCCCAGCACTGCTCTGTCACCTGCTTTCCTTCCTaacctcttctttccctcttctgaCTCAGACTTGCCAATAAGTCCCCACGGAGCTGATGAACAGCAGGGATGAAAACACTGGGTCTACCACCTTGAGCAAATCCCAGGGTTCAGCTGTGCTGGGTGGGGACCAGATCAGTTCAATTGGAAAAGGGGAGATTCTGGACACACCCAAAGGGTCGAGCTGATGAAGTTGACCCAAGAAGGGGGAGATTCTCTAGAATCAAGAAAGGGGGTCAGACGGTCTTCAACCCTGAAACAGGCCTCACCCCTTTTTTGTGTGGCTGCAGGAGAGAAAGCCATCTGTTCTCAACCCAGGCACCAGGCAAGGTACCTGCAAGAGTACAAGCAGCTATGGCTGCATTTACTTTGGGTGGAAGGAAAAACCAAAGTTCAGTCCAGAACAACTGACCTGATGCTAAAGaaatttccttctcctttttaacACTAAACTCTCTTTAGTTCacttcagtattttaatgaagaatcATTCAGTCTGAACAATCTTTTATACAATGTTAGGGTCTCTCTCAAACAGAATGCAGAATCTGCCACCGTAGCTCACAGCAGCTCTGGGTGGACACCAGCCAGTCGGGTCCTGTTCCTTGTAGATCTGCTCTGGTTTCAACTGGTGGTAACAAAAGTTCTGCGACATTAAACACCTCTCCCCCTCCAACTCAAGATAGAGGTGACAGCACAGCTTCAGTGACTTCTCTTCTTTTGTGGGAAAAAAGTATACTTTGTAGGGTTAAACTCTTCCCAAATATGCTCAAATTCTTCCAGAAAAAGCCTTACATAGTCTTCATCCTCCATAATCAAAACATTCTCTCTATTGTTCTGAATGGCTTGTGTGGTCCAGTTGAGGGAGCCGGTGATCAGCACCTTCTTGTCCACGATTGCAAACTTGTGGTGCATGTAGCCCAGGTCCTGGTCATGTCGCACCTGAATACCTGCAAAAGGGCAAGTTGGCTCTCACCACCGCCTCCACAAGCCCTCCCTCACAGGGCTCAGCTCCTCCTCAAGGGGGGACATTTGCTAGCAGCTACTAACTTTGCTATTTTTCTCCAAATTGGTGGGAAAGGGGTGAAGCTTGTCACTTGGGCAGGTGGTAGTGGCTGAGCCAGACAGTAACCAGCCACAACCAGCTCACAGGCGGGGATGTTGAGGGGCATTCAGGCACAGGAGGGGACAGGTGGTCCTGAAGGCAGCAAGGACCACGGCAGGCATGCAGATACTGCTCTCCTAAATTACTTTCCTCTGGGAAcagcccaccccacaccctgtCCACACCTCTGGAGGCCATACCAACCAGCATCACTGTCATTCATCTGGCCTGAGGCCATCAGAGCAAACATCATTGGCTGTGGTTTCCTCGCCTCTCACTTTTGCCCAGGACTGGGTGCCCTAGAAAACACCCCCAGGCTGGAAGCTGCACCCAACTCTGTAAGGAGAGGGCCTGGGCCTGAGGGAGAAGGAGCACAGGAGAAAGCAGGCCTGGGTGAGAGGCAGCCAGAGAGAATTCAGGGTCCCCGAAGCCAACCTCTCCTCATTACTATTTCAACCTTTGCCCCAGGGGATATCTCGCTATGAAATCAGCAATTGTACTTGCTGTTCCTCAAGCTAGGAGGCTCCCTCAGACACCTCCAACACTGCTGAGCTCTGCTGGCACATCACTCCTCTACACCGTTTTCTCACATGTCCTGGCCCCTCTTCCTACTGTTAAGTACTCATGCTTTGGCTGGATTCCCTACTGGGTCCTGGTCCTGTTCACCACCATGACCCTGGCACCTGGAACCAAGCCAGGCAAACACTGGCATGCAGATGTATTTGTTGAAGAGATGGAGGAGGAACAATGGCTGGAGTGCCTTCAGAGAGGAATCAGCTTTTAGAGGGAGCTGGTTGCAGTGCCCTTTAAGGCTCTTTCCAAACCTGACATTTTGCAGTTCTCTAAAAGCTACCTAAATAAAACGGGTCATGCCTAAGTTTCCCATTAAAAGGCTCAGCAGATTTAGGATAACTCATGACTGCCAAGAGGAGTGGAAGTGAATATCCTCACTGTGTGAACTCAGTTTCCAGCTCTGCCTACACGGGATGCCAGCAGCACCAGAGGATGAAAGTGCTTCCACCTCTGGAGAGCCCCAGGCAGAGTGGGCAAGCTGAGCCTGACTTGGGAAAGACTTCTCTGCCTCCCGGGTCACAGGAGATCATGCCTGTGCTTGTGTGACTCAGAGCACCGTGGGACCAGAGGGAAGCCTGCAGAGTTCTCAAGGGCTCTTCATGCCTTTCTGTCACTGGGCTACCAGAATTGAAGGGTGGAAAAGATATATGCAGGTCAAGAGACATGCACCGAACATACAAAACGCAAGGACCAGAGCTTGCTTGCAGGACACTGCATTACACAGAGGTAGAAGGGTGAGACTAGGGACTCACAGGTAAAACCAGGATTTgatctgtcccccaccccagaaagAGAGGTCAGCTGGCCAAAAATAGATCTTCTCAAGTGTTTTGCAGCTGCAGAAACAAACTGTTCATCAACTGAATATTTTAGTTGCActttttagaatattatttttattcacttcagAAGCCCTGAGCATGAAATTCACTAGTGTACTTTAAGGtgaaatgcctttttttccttcaacCCTGAAGCCTGACCGTTGCAGTCTTTGTACACCTGCTCCGATGAGCAAGCACAGTCTGCTGGTGGGGGGACTCATGACTTCATCCTTAGCCTCCCCCTCATCTCCTAAGTACTGTCAGGCTAAGCCATCCTCACTTTGGGCTGCAATTGTCCGGGCTGGGCTACACCTCCAGCTCTGCCCAGACACGGGCATTCCCTATTGGGTCCCAAGGCCAACGAGGGTCAACGAGGGTCGTGGGGACTCCCAGAGGCTCTGTCTGCTTCCCGGGAGTGCGTGGGCACACCCCTGGCTTCTGGGAGTTCCCAGATCTTCCTCCACTGCTGGGAACATGCAACCGGCTCACACGCTCATATCTGGCATGACACCTACCTGCACAAAAGCGCTCCCACCGCGTGGAGACAGGAGCCCTTTATGGATGGCCCTGGAGTTTCTCCGGAATAAACTGCCCTGACCTCACAAAGCCCCCATGGGGAATAAATGGGATCTCACCTGTACTCTGGCCCCTGTCCCCAAATATCTGCTTTTGACATTCTCCCTTCTGCCTATGGTCCCAGGTATCAGGTCTTCCTCCCGGCCTGAGACCCCAGCCTGGGCATCTGGCCTACCTGCCTTGCGAAGCAGGCCGATCTGCGAGCCTTTGAGTGCCATGTAGTCGCAGTCAGTGACAACACGGACGCGCACCCCGCGCTGGTGCAACAGTTGCACTGCCCGGCCCAGCTGCGGGCTGGAGAAAGCGAAGAGGCAAAGCTCCAGGCTCACGCGGGCAGCCAGCAAGGCGCGCAAGAGGCGGCTCAGGGAGCTCTCGCCGTGGGGCAGGCCGCACCGGCAGCCCGCTGGGGGTGCCGAGGGCCCCGGGCCCGCCCCCCGCAGCAGGGCCTCCGTGCAGGTTACTTGCGAGGGAAAGAAGAGAACTTCGTGCCGTGGCCTCCGCCGCCGCCCGGCCCACCACCAACGCAGGGCTGAGGGCAGCGCCTCCAGGGCGAGCGCGAGGCCCACGGCCACCACCGCCACCGCCTGCCAGCGTAACCGCCCCATGCCACCAGGGAGGGCCGAATATCACAGGCCCACCACTCCCAACGGCCGCGCGCCCGCCAACTGCATGCGGCCGCCCGCAGCCCCACTGCGCCTGCGCGTTGCCCCCACGGGCTATTGCTGACCTCTGCCTGTTGCCCTACTGCGCCTGCGTGTCCCCCTTCCGCCACGTGCTACCGCTGCCCTCACCGCCTTCCTGCGCGTCTCACCCCCCTACTGCTGCCCTCCACCCACCGCCCCACTGCACAAGCGCATCCTGCCGGGTCAAGGACAGTAGGCCGCACCACCTAGCCGTTCCTGGGCCTCGCACGCCCTGCACAGACCATCAAAGCTAGAGACTGCCCTCTGCGTCTAGCACCCGAACACTGCCCGCAGCCCACAAAGTCTGCGAcagcccagcccttcctcccttctggAGCGACAGAGCAGTGCTGACTTCTCAGTTCCTACCTCCCGTTCGCCGTGCGGGAGGCTCTGGGAGAAGGGTCTGGAAACAATGTCAAATAGCTGAAGAATGTCAAGGTGCTGGAGGCGTGGTGGGATAGAGCAGGTACCAAGTCCAGGGATAGGTGTTTTCTCCACCCTCGCAATATAATCTTGTTATTTGAAGATGCCTATTCTGCTTTAAGCATAAACAGTGCAGGATAAGGCCATGGTGCTGTAGCAAGCGCTGAGCCCACTGTATCGCTTGGGAGGGTTACGCTGCTACCTTTAACAGAAAAAGGTAGAAGAAAaggtaagactttttttttttcctgtttcctctttGCCGAATCCTACTCAATAATTCCCGTAGCTACATCGAAGTTTCTCTGGTCATCAACTGGAAATGCTATATCCTCTGCAATTGTTTCATGACTTTCACTTGTTACAAAAGCCGGCCCCTGGATGGACAAAGCTAACCTAAGTAACCTTGGAAAACTTGTTTCGACTGGTAAGTACATGATTAAACGCAAAGGGAACTACACATGAACGCTGTGTTCCCCAAGGGGGGATAGTTAGCAATTCTGGAACAGCTGAACACACATACTGAGGTTGACTGGACTAGTAAGTGGCTGGCGTGTAGACAGAGCCCGGGTTCTCTCTGTTGTGGGGAAGGCTAGAATGATCCTTGTGAGAGATACATGTGAATGCATGTTtagcaatgtgtgtgtgtgtgtgtaatgtcaCCACAGTCAGCAATGCATGCACCTAACTCCCAGATCCTGGCTTCAAAATACCActctccaataaaaggaaccagagcTCCTTAGAGAAATAACTGATTCTAGGACTGAGCAGGGGAAACATAAGGTGAACCTGAGGTATCTTGCATTTCCAGAAATtaaggaaatgttaaaaaagcAAAGGCATAGCAACATGTCCAAAGGACATAGGAACCAACCTAAAAGAATCCCCAAAGGCCAAATCCGGAACAATTTGAGGAACAAAATGAATAACTcagtattggattataacccaagtataaaatacatatatacaaatctATGCTGATGTAGATAAATGactaaagaaatgagaaattcacAAGTATTCCTTGCAGAATTCTGAATAATAAGTGTAGATATGCCTGCTCCACGCAAGAGGTTAAACTAAATCTCCCTGCCCCTTTGAGGGTAGGCAAGACTTTGTGAATACtggggaaaacaggaaaataaactttacaTGGAGAAAACTGGTAAATACTGCCCTAACCAAATGATAGCTAACATCACCAGAGATGTCACGTGGACATCATGTGCCCAGTGTAATGTGATGAGAAGGCGCTTCACCCCTGCAAGATTTTTTCCCAATGCCCATAACCAGTTCAGTAAGGAGGAAAAAACATCAGAAATCCAGATTGGAGGACGTGCTATCACATTCCACAAGATAACTGGCTAGTATTTTACCATACTGCCAAGGTCATGAATAAATGGAGCAATGTTgagtctggctggtgtggctcagtgggttgggcatcatccccaaACCAAGAGGTCCCTGTGGCTCAATTCCcattcagagcacatgcccaggtgGCAGGCctagtccctggttgggggcatttgagaggaaaccaatcgatgtttctctcacatgatgtttctctcccgctctttcccctcccctccccctctctaaaaacaaataaaatgaaatcttaaaaaacaacaacaaaacaggaaCAACTTAGAAACTGCCACAGACCAGAGGAGACTGGAGATATGTGACAACTAAATGCATGTAGTACCCTGGTCTGACTGAGTCCTGGGACTCAAAGATGACATTAGTGGAAAAATTGGAGAAACCTAAATAAAGTCTGGAGTTTAATTAATAGTAATGTACCAGTGTCAGTTTCTTCCCTTTGACAAATGTATGGTAGTAAGATAAGATgctaacaataaaagaaaatgagtgcCAGGAATGTGAAAAAACTGTGCTATTGTAACAGGGTAGTTTGGACCAGAGGTCACTGAAAAAGCAAGGGACCCAAGTATGGAATATTAAAATAGCAACTGGGCAGCCTGTGCCTTTCCAAGGGTGGGGCTGTGCAAGGGGGCTGCTGCCAGGAGCAAACTGTAA is a window of Phyllostomus discolor isolate MPI-MPIP mPhyDis1 chromosome 8, mPhyDis1.pri.v3, whole genome shotgun sequence DNA encoding:
- the PLD6 gene encoding mitochondrial cardiolipin hydrolase, translating into MGRLRWQAVAVVAVGLALALEALPSALRWWWAGRRRRPRHEVLFFPSQVTCTEALLRGAGPGPSAPPAGCRCGLPHGESSLSRLLRALLAARVSLELCLFAFSSPQLGRAVQLLHQRGVRVRVVTDCDYMALKGSQIGLLRKAGIQVRHDQDLGYMHHKFAIVDKKVLITGSLNWTTQAIQNNRENVLIMEDEDYVRLFLEEFEHIWEEFNPTKYTFFPQKKRSH